The Candidatus Sysuiplasma jiujiangense genome includes a region encoding these proteins:
- a CDS encoding extracellular solute-binding protein: protein MSQQGNEPSKEPSKVQKGGRTKWIAVAVVIVVIVAAGGVAAYYLTLPKKTTTTTVTVAAPIYGSSATVWENWINNATVAWKADHPGVKIKFVGPFGASNEGDYYTKLDLMTSSPSTAPSVMLEDMFYTATYASSHVLLPLNSYVNSSVISNEFPSALNQMSINNTYYGLPAQVTDTLIYYNMTLFKEAGLPVPWQPTNWSDIISAAETIHSLSNMSSVIPLNAYEGIKADEASSFTGFEGLLYGTGWGLYNFTAHKWYGENPGLLQTLDFYQQAFVNKSLASASLSAVPYVTVGQYLQEGKLAIAIDGSWMYGYQWGPGAQHPVTNFPSYIGVAKIPTEFGQSPGYSTMVGGWGWAVYNHTSNPSLAVSFAEALANTTNSITINLPGSALAGGLPTTKTAVNNPLFAKLMPTDPSLDAFYTNLLQYGNYRPPVAGYPKVSYQLDVAMSAVVHSTASPAAALSAYNSALISTFGSSDVQAISSVAGVSVAHNIVNLNGIQVVSDFGLSGTSHYSSLLSYGFMEQSLSELSAVPLSRL from the coding sequence ATGAGTCAACAAGGCAATGAACCTTCAAAGGAGCCTTCAAAGGTGCAAAAGGGGGGACGGACAAAGTGGATAGCCGTAGCTGTTGTAATTGTGGTCATCGTTGCGGCTGGCGGAGTTGCAGCCTATTATCTCACTTTACCAAAGAAGACTACGACCACCACCGTGACCGTAGCAGCACCTATCTATGGTTCCAGTGCTACAGTGTGGGAAAACTGGATCAATAACGCAACTGTCGCCTGGAAAGCTGATCATCCGGGTGTAAAAATCAAGTTTGTCGGTCCGTTTGGTGCAAGCAATGAAGGTGATTATTATACGAAATTGGATCTTATGACGTCATCGCCTTCGACGGCACCCAGTGTGATGCTGGAAGATATGTTTTATACTGCGACTTATGCAAGTTCGCATGTTCTTCTTCCGCTCAACAGCTATGTTAACAGCAGCGTAATTTCAAATGAATTCCCTTCAGCCCTTAACCAGATGTCAATAAACAATACCTACTACGGGCTCCCTGCTCAGGTTACTGACACGCTGATATATTACAACATGACACTTTTCAAGGAAGCTGGTTTGCCGGTTCCTTGGCAACCCACCAACTGGTCGGACATAATCAGTGCTGCGGAGACAATACACTCCCTTTCCAATATGTCGTCCGTCATTCCGCTGAACGCATATGAGGGCATCAAGGCCGATGAAGCATCGTCTTTTACCGGTTTTGAGGGTCTTCTCTACGGAACAGGCTGGGGACTTTACAATTTCACTGCGCACAAGTGGTATGGAGAAAACCCAGGTCTGCTTCAAACGCTTGATTTCTATCAGCAGGCATTTGTCAACAAAAGCCTTGCCTCCGCCTCTTTAAGCGCTGTTCCATATGTGACAGTCGGTCAGTATCTGCAGGAAGGCAAACTTGCAATTGCGATCGATGGCAGCTGGATGTATGGATATCAGTGGGGACCAGGCGCACAGCATCCGGTAACAAATTTCCCTAGCTACATCGGTGTTGCAAAGATACCGACAGAATTCGGCCAGTCGCCAGGTTACTCTACCATGGTCGGTGGATGGGGATGGGCCGTCTATAATCATACCTCCAATCCCTCTCTGGCTGTTTCATTCGCTGAAGCTCTGGCAAACACAACTAATTCGATTACAATAAATCTTCCGGGCAGTGCTCTTGCAGGAGGTCTTCCGACAACAAAGACTGCAGTAAACAATCCTCTTTTCGCCAAACTCATGCCAACCGATCCGTCGCTGGATGCGTTTTACACCAACCTTCTCCAGTACGGTAATTACAGGCCACCCGTTGCGGGATACCCAAAAGTTTCATACCAGCTCGATGTAGCGATGTCCGCAGTAGTCCATTCTACAGCATCACCAGCCGCAGCTCTGTCTGCCTATAACAGCGCTTTGATATCCACTTTCGGCTCGTCGGATGTTCAGGCAATTTCATCTGTTGCCGGCGTCTCTGTCGCCCACAACATTGTAAATTTAAACGGCATTCAGGTTGTTTCAGACTTTGGCCTCAGCGGCACTTCACACTACTCTTCTCTGCTGTCCTACGGTTTTATGGAGCAATCTTTAAGTGAACTGTCCGCCGTTCCTCTAAGCAGACTCTGA
- a CDS encoding sugar ABC transporter permease, with product MKIKARSEGNSNLFIHVYLIASFGFLAAFFIFPIALSIYYSFTNLSLYNIYQFSFVGLRNYISLFTSRSFLNSFYITMLFLFLSAIVGQAMLGLVLAYMLNTVRSYFRTVVTTSLLLAWATPQVTAGILWYTTLSIQPPGVVNLILSSFGLHAVNFLGIRYAIFSIIVANIWLGLAFSVLIYMAGIQNINPSTIKSSIVDGAGPVSRFIHIVVPQLKNSILMDVILITLFTLGTFTMVFTLTGGGPAETTNLLTIYQYYTAFSFFDIGLGSAIGTIVICVAIVLSFLYIRIMRVGV from the coding sequence ATGAAAATCAAAGCGCGCAGTGAAGGAAACTCAAATTTATTCATCCATGTTTATCTCATAGCATCTTTCGGTTTTCTCGCGGCCTTTTTTATTTTCCCTATTGCCCTCTCAATATATTACTCATTCACGAATCTCAGTCTCTACAACATATATCAGTTTTCATTTGTTGGACTCAGAAACTATATTTCGCTTTTTACCAGCAGATCGTTCCTGAACTCGTTTTACATAACCATGCTCTTCCTGTTTCTATCCGCAATTGTTGGTCAGGCAATGCTAGGCCTCGTGCTCGCATATATGCTTAACACTGTCAGATCCTACTTTCGCACCGTTGTAACAACCTCGCTTCTGCTTGCATGGGCAACCCCGCAGGTGACAGCAGGCATACTCTGGTACACAACATTAAGCATACAACCGCCTGGTGTTGTCAATCTGATTCTCTCCTCATTTGGTCTGCATGCAGTGAATTTTCTCGGAATCCGATATGCCATATTTTCGATAATTGTGGCAAACATATGGCTCGGTCTTGCCTTCTCTGTGCTGATTTATATGGCAGGCATTCAGAATATTAATCCGTCAACTATAAAATCATCAATAGTAGACGGTGCCGGACCGGTGAGCAGATTCATTCATATTGTGGTTCCGCAGCTTAAAAACAGCATATTGATGGATGTCATACTCATCACCCTCTTTACTCTTGGCACATTTACGATGGTTTTCACACTTACTGGAGGGGGACCCGCCGAGACTACCAACCTTCTGACAATCTATCAGTATTACACAGCATTCTCTTTTTTTGATATCGGATTGGGCAGTGCCATTGGAACGATCGTGATATGTGTTGCAATAGTACTCTCGTTCCTCTACATCCGCATTATGAGGGTGGGAGTATGA
- a CDS encoding carbohydrate ABC transporter permease, with amino-acid sequence MKILAAANYVILAAIAVLFVVPFTWLVVESFSPLNNIGVTAPPYLTLNNFVAVTANGSFVLSILNGLLLSLGGTAISLLFAIGPAYVFSRRKFRLRNGLLLAILFLTGFPTFALLVPTYAYFIHIGLYNSIGGVILFLAALNLPITIWILKNAFDQIPLNVEKAAMVDGSSTAQTILHIFLPLAFPSIAVVVILNFVLNWGNFYVPFILISSGNELPIAVKIYSFFGAYNVKYNELAALSFVYTVPAIVMYIFAQKYLIKAFSFGGSKG; translated from the coding sequence ATGAAGATACTCGCAGCTGCCAATTACGTAATACTCGCCGCAATAGCTGTCCTTTTTGTTGTGCCCTTTACCTGGCTGGTCGTGGAGAGTTTCAGCCCGCTGAATAATATTGGCGTAACTGCTCCCCCCTATCTCACGCTCAATAACTTTGTGGCCGTTACGGCCAACGGCTCGTTCGTGCTTTCCATACTTAATGGCCTGTTACTGTCTCTGGGAGGCACAGCGATATCGCTGCTGTTTGCCATTGGCCCGGCATATGTTTTCTCACGAAGGAAGTTCAGATTGAGGAACGGTCTCCTGCTCGCGATCCTCTTTCTGACCGGTTTTCCCACATTCGCTCTTCTTGTTCCCACATATGCGTACTTCATCCACATCGGGCTGTACAATTCCATCGGGGGTGTGATTCTCTTTCTGGCAGCACTCAATCTTCCCATTACGATATGGATATTGAAAAATGCGTTCGATCAGATACCCCTGAATGTGGAGAAGGCTGCAATGGTTGACGGTTCGTCAACTGCTCAGACAATTCTGCATATATTCCTGCCACTGGCATTTCCGAGCATTGCAGTTGTCGTCATACTTAACTTTGTGCTTAACTGGGGTAATTTCTATGTACCCTTTATATTAATCAGCTCTGGCAATGAGCTTCCGATTGCTGTTAAAATATACTCATTTTTCGGCGCATACAATGTGAAATATAATGAACTGGCGGCATTATCCTTCGTTTATACAGTCCCTGCGATCGTGATGTATATATTTGCACAAAAGTACCTGATAAAGGCGTTTTCCTTCGGCGGGAGCAAGGGGTGA
- a CDS encoding ABC transporter ATP-binding protein: MQTASISVRNLSRTFGTVKALNDVNFDIADGEFCVILGASGSGKTTLLNLLAGLEKQTTGDVLIDGKVVNDKDPKSRGIAMVFQDYALYPHMTVYGNMAFPLKMARMQKNVIDSKVKNVASQLSIEQLLQRKPRELSGGQAQRVAVGRALVRDPSVFLMDEPLSNLDAKIRSQVRTDLKVLHRELKKTFVYVTHDQQEAMSLSDKIILIDNGSVSQIGSPLDVYNSPANITVATFLGDPPTNIFKAHAEKGVFISDLSPLKIATDRERIKIGIRPEAFQLEGGPNCAYADLSVITVESFGSHMIVTCETESKATVKIRISNRPFKENRLRVYVQPPFMHLFDDSDGKRLLDVDITPAAAPR, translated from the coding sequence TTGCAAACGGCAAGCATAAGTGTGAGAAATCTGAGCAGAACCTTTGGGACCGTAAAGGCTCTCAACGATGTCAATTTTGACATCGCCGATGGTGAATTCTGCGTCATACTTGGCGCTTCGGGCTCTGGAAAAACAACACTTCTTAATCTTCTTGCCGGCCTTGAAAAACAGACAACCGGCGATGTCCTGATTGACGGCAAAGTAGTCAATGATAAAGATCCGAAGAGCAGGGGGATAGCGATGGTTTTCCAAGACTACGCACTCTATCCGCACATGACGGTCTATGGCAATATGGCATTCCCGCTGAAAATGGCCAGGATGCAGAAAAACGTCATTGACTCCAAAGTCAAAAATGTCGCGAGCCAGTTGTCGATTGAGCAACTTCTCCAGAGAAAACCGCGTGAACTTTCCGGTGGGCAGGCCCAGAGAGTCGCTGTCGGCAGAGCTCTGGTGCGTGATCCTTCCGTCTTCCTGATGGATGAACCACTCAGTAACCTTGATGCCAAGATAAGATCGCAGGTGAGAACAGACCTGAAGGTCCTCCACAGGGAGCTGAAGAAGACATTTGTGTACGTCACTCACGACCAGCAGGAAGCGATGTCACTGTCGGACAAAATTATACTTATAGACAATGGCAGTGTTTCGCAGATAGGAAGCCCTCTTGATGTATATAATTCGCCAGCGAACATAACTGTCGCCACATTCCTCGGCGATCCTCCAACCAACATATTCAAAGCACATGCTGAAAAAGGTGTTTTTATCAGCGATCTTTCCCCGCTTAAAATAGCTACAGACAGGGAACGTATCAAGATAGGCATCAGGCCGGAGGCATTTCAGCTTGAGGGAGGCCCTAACTGCGCCTATGCCGATCTCAGCGTGATAACAGTTGAGTCGTTCGGTTCCCATATGATTGTCACTTGCGAAACTGAAAGCAAAGCCACCGTGAAAATAAGGATTTCGAATAGACCCTTCAAGGAAAACAGATTAAGGGTATATGTTCAACCGCCATTCATGCATCTGTTTGATGACAGCGACGGAAAGAGACTTCTGGACGTCGATATAACACCGGCAGCAGCCCCCCGGTAG
- a CDS encoding adenosine monophosphate-protein transferase, whose product MEISVVDLGSRDGVNIILAQSHFIKTAEDVYEVLKTAVPGMKFGIAFNEASGPKLVRTEGNDGPLVSLAAENAMKVGAGHLLVIAIKDAFPINILNALKNVSEITHIYCATSNKLRVVVCSDGMARSVLGVMDGEMPERVEGEKEKQERREFLRRIGYKL is encoded by the coding sequence CTGGAAATATCGGTTGTTGACCTGGGGAGCAGAGACGGGGTTAACATAATACTGGCGCAGTCGCACTTCATAAAGACGGCAGAAGACGTATATGAAGTGCTGAAGACGGCAGTGCCCGGGATGAAATTCGGGATTGCGTTCAATGAGGCTTCGGGACCGAAGCTAGTAAGGACGGAAGGTAATGACGGCCCGCTGGTAAGCCTTGCGGCAGAGAATGCAATGAAGGTCGGCGCCGGACATCTGCTTGTCATTGCCATTAAAGACGCTTTCCCGATCAACATCCTCAATGCATTGAAGAATGTAAGCGAAATCACACACATCTACTGTGCGACTTCCAACAAACTCAGGGTTGTTGTCTGCTCGGACGGCATGGCAAGATCAGTGCTCGGCGTGATGGACGGGGAAATGCCTGAGAGAGTGGAAGGGGAGAAGGAAAAACAGGAAAGAAGGGAATTCCTGAGGCGCATAGGGTACAAACTGTAA
- a CDS encoding threonine/serine dehydratase: protein MSAGELSRKNVIDAGRVIYGYCVRTPLQYDYYLSSKTRTDVYLKMETFQPVRSFKIRGTANKMLRVREDGVITASSGNHGMAVAYMARRLNKKATIVLPENVNRSKLKIISSYGAEVVFCGTSSDERMAKAREISSSRGLRMIPPFDDPEIIAGQGTIGLEMQSGQRCDFVLSPVGGGGLISGIALSYDGVPGTEVIGVQSENSRSMYESLKEGKPVVSPSATVADGIAVTTPGKMNVSILSKRVRRILLVSDEEILSAVREMWVNSRILMEPASASTVAALLRYRTSLPEGALSVALIISGGNVSDSVVQMLGGA from the coding sequence ATGTCCGCGGGCGAGTTGAGCCGGAAGAACGTCATTGATGCAGGCCGTGTGATATACGGCTATTGCGTCAGGACACCGCTGCAATACGATTACTATCTTTCATCGAAGACCCGGACCGATGTGTACCTGAAGATGGAAACATTCCAGCCAGTCCGTTCATTCAAAATCAGGGGGACGGCAAACAAGATGCTGCGCGTCCGGGAGGATGGCGTAATAACAGCATCCTCAGGCAATCACGGGATGGCCGTTGCATACATGGCGAGGCGGCTTAACAAAAAGGCGACAATAGTGCTGCCGGAGAATGTCAACCGGTCAAAGCTGAAGATAATCAGTTCCTACGGGGCAGAGGTCGTTTTTTGCGGAACCAGCTCGGACGAGCGGATGGCAAAGGCGAGGGAGATCAGCTCATCGCGGGGGCTGCGGATGATACCGCCTTTCGACGATCCGGAGATTATAGCCGGCCAGGGAACAATCGGTCTCGAAATGCAGTCAGGTCAGCGCTGCGATTTTGTCCTGAGCCCCGTGGGCGGCGGCGGCCTGATATCCGGTATTGCCCTTTCATATGACGGTGTTCCAGGAACAGAGGTGATAGGGGTTCAGTCCGAAAACTCCCGATCTATGTATGAGTCGCTGAAAGAGGGAAAACCGGTGGTTTCGCCTTCTGCAACCGTCGCAGACGGTATAGCTGTAACCACGCCCGGGAAAATGAATGTTTCAATACTTTCAAAAAGGGTGAGACGAATTCTTCTGGTTTCTGACGAAGAGATACTGTCGGCCGTCAGGGAGATGTGGGTCAATTCCAGAATCCTGATGGAGCCGGCGAGCGCTTCGACCGTCGCGGCGCTGCTCAGGTACCGTACCTCTCTGCCGGAAGGTGCCCTGTCCGTCGCACTGATAATTTCCGGCGGCAATGTTTCCGACTCCGTGGTTCAGATGCTCGGCGGAGCATGA
- a CDS encoding NAD+ synthase translates to MKIELRDYSYDAIISFIRQEFEESGAKGMVIGLSGGIDSALTLRLCADAVGAKAVTGLLLPDREETSADENDAREYAQSLGAAVRRMVISPAVGIIAGTAGITGVKYIGNIKARTRMIFLYGYANSHRLLVAGTGNKSELLTGYFTKYGDGAADLLPIGDLYKTEVRQLAEALHLPHAFLDKKPTAGLWEGQTDEEEMGLTYDQLDRILFCMETGYREEQIASLTGEDIAVVERVSAMVKSSYHKRRAAPVPKIGIRTIGVDWYV, encoded by the coding sequence GTGAAAATTGAATTAAGGGACTATTCATACGATGCAATCATATCATTCATAAGGCAGGAGTTCGAGGAGAGCGGTGCAAAGGGAATGGTGATAGGTCTGAGCGGCGGCATCGATTCCGCACTGACACTCAGGCTCTGCGCCGACGCTGTTGGTGCAAAGGCAGTCACGGGCCTGCTCCTTCCGGACAGGGAGGAGACATCGGCGGACGAGAACGATGCCAGGGAATATGCACAATCCCTGGGAGCAGCGGTAAGGCGAATGGTGATATCGCCTGCAGTGGGTATCATCGCAGGCACGGCAGGCATCACGGGCGTGAAGTACATCGGAAACATCAAGGCAAGGACAAGGATGATTTTCCTCTACGGCTATGCAAACAGCCACAGGCTGCTCGTTGCCGGAACAGGAAACAAGAGTGAGCTGCTTACAGGCTATTTTACAAAGTACGGGGACGGTGCCGCAGATTTGCTTCCGATAGGCGACCTGTACAAAACTGAGGTACGCCAGCTCGCTGAAGCACTCCATCTTCCGCATGCCTTCCTCGACAAGAAACCGACGGCAGGCCTCTGGGAGGGGCAGACGGATGAAGAGGAGATGGGTCTTACCTACGATCAGCTGGACAGGATACTGTTCTGCATGGAGACGGGATACCGGGAGGAACAGATTGCATCTCTCACCGGCGAGGACATTGCTGTTGTAGAACGCGTCTCCGCTATGGTAAAATCCAGCTATCATAAGCGCAGGGCTGCTCCCGTTCCGAAGATCGGTATAAGGACCATAGGAGTGGACTGGTATGTTTGA
- a CDS encoding GNAT family N-acetyltransferase — translation MESGKLKSNEKLVVRSARKSDARYFVHLVRELAAYEKLEPPGVSETRKLVRDGFGKNRRYSLLMAFRGEEAVGYCVYFMTYSTFLARPTLYVEDIFVSADERRSGVGSRMFLKIIDIAAKKGCGRIEWMVLNWNEPAISFYDGMGAQALDGWRHYRLDEKQFKPASAAIAAKHEISISGAR, via the coding sequence GTGGAAAGTGGTAAACTGAAATCGAACGAAAAACTCGTCGTGAGGAGTGCCAGAAAGTCGGATGCCAGGTATTTTGTCCATCTTGTCAGGGAACTGGCAGCCTACGAAAAACTTGAGCCTCCAGGTGTGAGTGAGACCAGGAAACTGGTCAGGGACGGTTTCGGCAAGAATCGCAGATACAGCCTGCTGATGGCATTCAGGGGGGAGGAGGCTGTAGGTTACTGCGTTTATTTCATGACATATTCCACATTCCTTGCGCGGCCCACACTGTACGTGGAGGACATATTTGTCTCAGCGGATGAAAGGAGAAGCGGAGTGGGCTCCAGGATGTTCCTGAAGATCATAGACATTGCAGCGAAAAAGGGATGCGGAAGAATCGAGTGGATGGTGCTCAACTGGAACGAGCCAGCGATTTCCTTCTATGACGGAATGGGTGCGCAGGCACTGGACGGATGGAGGCATTACAGGCTGGACGAAAAGCAGTTCAAGCCTGCCTCGGCTGCCATAGCCGCAAAACATGAAATCAGCATCAGCGGCGCGAGATGA
- a CDS encoding 4Fe-4S dicluster domain-containing protein, with amino-acid sequence MGGEKAEEERALSVEDRTGLDSYDFGNNDFIRVDTAICEKCVPKPCLYVCPAKVYKLDENGKLVYNPEGCMELGACVIVCRHIGKGAIRWSYPEGGKGIAYHYG; translated from the coding sequence ATGGGCGGTGAAAAGGCTGAGGAGGAACGGGCGCTTTCCGTTGAGGACAGGACGGGCCTCGATTCGTATGATTTCGGCAACAACGATTTCATACGGGTGGATACCGCGATATGTGAGAAGTGCGTGCCGAAACCGTGCCTCTACGTTTGTCCCGCAAAGGTCTACAAACTGGATGAAAATGGAAAACTTGTCTACAATCCGGAAGGGTGCATGGAGCTTGGTGCATGCGTCATAGTGTGCAGACACATCGGAAAAGGTGCAATACGGTGGAGCTATCCGGAAGGCGGAAAGGGTATAGCATATCATTACGGCTGA
- a CDS encoding 16S rRNA methyltransferase, with protein MINIVIADAELELIPQKLAGHPSVRATSSKKRKRAEECLLDSSLHHSAMNSLQDAGRRGRPDIVHFCLLLAMDSPVNSAKNGLRVLVHTRNNIVLRFDPEIRLPRNYSRFTGLMEDLLSKGELVSPSGQRLASSSRQTLGDLVRELGPPAIAFSEEGKADYSLSFLGQYNDMTLIVGGFPHGGFLSDVSECTAGMISIADEKLMSWTVVATLLAAYRLRRL; from the coding sequence ATGATTAATATCGTTATTGCGGACGCGGAACTCGAACTCATTCCACAGAAACTGGCAGGCCACCCGTCTGTTCGCGCCACTTCTTCGAAGAAGAGAAAAAGGGCAGAGGAGTGTTTGCTGGACTCCAGTCTACATCATTCCGCGATGAACTCTCTTCAGGACGCAGGCAGGAGGGGAAGGCCGGACATCGTCCACTTCTGCCTGCTTCTTGCAATGGACTCGCCGGTCAACAGTGCAAAGAACGGACTGAGGGTGTTAGTGCATACCAGAAACAATATCGTACTGAGATTTGATCCGGAGATTCGTCTTCCAAGGAACTACAGCAGGTTCACCGGACTGATGGAAGACCTTCTTTCGAAAGGTGAACTTGTTTCGCCTTCCGGGCAGCGGCTTGCATCCTCGTCGCGGCAGACGCTGGGAGATCTTGTTCGCGAACTTGGTCCGCCGGCAATTGCATTCAGCGAGGAGGGCAAGGCTGATTATTCACTTTCATTCCTCGGACAGTACAATGACATGACTCTGATTGTCGGAGGCTTCCCGCATGGCGGCTTTCTGTCAGATGTATCGGAATGCACGGCAGGCATGATATCCATTGCGGACGAGAAACTCATGTCCTGGACGGTTGTCGCAACACTGCTTGCGGCGTATCGCCTGAGGAGACTCTGA
- a CDS encoding formate--phosphoribosylaminoimidazolecarboxamide ligase: MVSPKIKKIVEGYSPKDVSVATLCSHSSLQIFHGARKEGLRTIGIAVDRDIRFYDAFPLAKPDEFLKVKSYADIKDLEDELVSRNAIIVPHGSFVEYMGADNFSRFNVPSFGNREVLKWESDRSTQRKWLTSAGISMPEEIKDARNIDRPVLVKYSGAKGGRGAFIAKDYMEFKMGIDYSKQYTIQEYVLGTRYYFHYFYSPLRDEGYRVKSGGSLEMLSIDRRDEANIDELYKLGSVEELKRLGFFPTFVVTGNYSIVVRESLLPKVFEMGEATINRSKELFGGLIGPFALETIVTDKLEIKVFEISSRIVAGTNPFVAGSPYSEMIEPGLSTGRRIAQEIKLGFEKGRLLEIVS; the protein is encoded by the coding sequence ATGGTCTCCCCGAAAATAAAGAAGATTGTCGAAGGCTACAGCCCGAAGGATGTTTCGGTAGCAACACTGTGTTCGCATTCCTCCCTTCAGATATTTCATGGTGCAAGGAAGGAAGGGCTCAGGACAATAGGCATAGCCGTTGACAGGGATATACGCTTTTATGATGCATTTCCACTTGCAAAGCCGGATGAGTTTCTTAAGGTAAAGAGCTATGCCGACATAAAGGATCTGGAAGACGAGCTTGTCTCCCGCAACGCAATAATCGTCCCTCATGGCTCTTTTGTGGAGTACATGGGTGCCGATAATTTCAGCAGATTCAATGTTCCGAGCTTCGGAAACCGGGAGGTTCTGAAATGGGAATCGGACCGTTCAACACAGAGGAAATGGCTGACATCCGCAGGCATCTCAATGCCTGAAGAGATCAAGGATGCCAGAAATATAGACAGACCGGTCCTTGTCAAATACTCCGGGGCCAAGGGCGGCAGGGGTGCATTCATCGCAAAGGACTACATGGAATTCAAAATGGGTATAGACTACAGCAAACAGTACACAATCCAGGAGTACGTGCTGGGAACGCGTTATTACTTCCATTACTTCTATTCACCGCTCAGGGATGAGGGCTACAGGGTCAAATCCGGCGGATCGCTCGAAATGCTTTCCATCGACCGGAGGGATGAGGCAAACATAGACGAACTTTATAAGCTGGGTTCCGTGGAGGAGCTGAAGCGTCTCGGATTCTTTCCCACTTTTGTGGTCACCGGAAACTATTCGATTGTCGTGCGCGAGAGCCTGCTTCCGAAGGTGTTTGAAATGGGGGAAGCGACAATCAACCGCTCCAAGGAGCTTTTTGGCGGGCTGATTGGTCCGTTCGCCCTCGAGACGATAGTCACAGACAAGCTGGAAATCAAGGTGTTCGAAATCTCATCCAGGATTGTGGCAGGAACAAATCCCTTTGTCGCCGGCTCGCCGTATTCTGAAATGATTGAGCCTGGCCTCTCCACCGGAAGAAGGATAGCGCAGGAGATCAAGCTCGGATTTGAGAAGGGGAGACTGCTGGAGATAGTTTCCTGA
- a CDS encoding DinB family protein has protein sequence MQRKARGAKNTLLSPEQSRRLFEYNRRVFERYVRRIRRLGWNEAIRNRETGHRSLFETLIHILNVHEVWICYILQGRNSDSELDKLFSDRRRHPEDWRDFGVYSRHVWSSVGTFIDSLREKDMSRPVHAFWMRGDYVLSDALMQTTLEEAHHLGEIIGALWQQDVEPPAMTWIGTMCRQQLK, from the coding sequence ATGCAGCGAAAAGCCAGAGGTGCAAAAAACACTTTACTGTCTCCGGAACAGTCACGCCGCCTGTTCGAGTACAACCGGCGCGTGTTCGAACGTTACGTCCGGCGTATTCGCCGGCTCGGCTGGAACGAGGCAATCAGGAACAGGGAAACAGGACACAGGTCGCTGTTTGAAACGCTCATCCACATTCTCAATGTTCATGAGGTCTGGATATGTTACATCCTCCAGGGACGGAACTCGGACAGTGAGCTGGACAAGCTTTTCAGCGACAGGCGACGCCATCCGGAAGACTGGCGCGATTTCGGCGTCTACTCGAGACATGTGTGGTCATCAGTCGGCACTTTCATTGACAGTCTCAGGGAGAAGGACATGTCTAGGCCTGTCCATGCATTCTGGATGCGTGGAGATTATGTTCTTTCAGACGCACTCATGCAGACAACATTGGAAGAGGCGCATCATCTCGGTGAAATAATTGGTGCTCTCTGGCAGCAGGATGTCGAGCCTCCGGCTATGACATGGATAGGGACTATGTGCAGGCAGCAGCTGAAGTGA